A region from the Vicinamibacterales bacterium genome encodes:
- a CDS encoding trypsin-like peptidase domain-containing protein: MRRFSLIALLLLTGLVAGLVLSGTADNRESVLARPGAEAPAAQPAAAPALPAAGVGGPDFTRVAAQTVKAVTNISSVQVVRRQTSPFANDPFFQYFFGDQGEMFGRPRAESSLGSGVVISQDGYVVTNNHVVGDGDAEVTVTVGDYRDVRAKVVGVDSWTDLALLKIDVTGLPVIPYGDSSKLRVAEWVMAVGSPFSLSQTVTVGVVSALGRANVGITQYEDFIQTDAAINPGNSGGALINSRAELVGINTAIFSQSGGYQGIGFAVPSNLVRRVVGDLMKYGQVRRGSIGYVEVMPLTSRLADELRAPKTDGIVVNQMARASAAYRAGLQPGDVILSANGQAIADPSQFVRLIADSAIGSTVRIEVLRDGARSTLRIPIEAQQERRQRRQ, encoded by the coding sequence ATGCGGCGCTTCTCGTTGATTGCCCTCCTCCTGCTGACCGGCCTGGTCGCCGGCCTCGTGTTGTCGGGCACCGCCGACAATCGCGAAAGCGTGCTCGCGCGGCCCGGCGCCGAGGCCCCGGCCGCACAGCCGGCGGCGGCTCCTGCCCTGCCGGCGGCGGGCGTGGGCGGACCCGACTTCACGCGCGTCGCCGCGCAGACCGTCAAGGCCGTCACCAACATCTCGTCGGTGCAGGTCGTCAGGCGCCAGACCTCGCCCTTCGCCAACGATCCCTTCTTCCAGTATTTCTTCGGCGACCAGGGCGAGATGTTCGGGCGCCCGCGCGCCGAATCGAGCCTCGGGTCCGGTGTCGTCATTTCGCAGGACGGTTACGTGGTCACCAACAACCACGTCGTCGGCGACGGCGATGCCGAGGTCACGGTAACCGTCGGCGACTATCGCGACGTGCGCGCCAAGGTGGTCGGCGTGGACTCGTGGACCGACCTGGCGCTGCTCAAGATCGACGTCACCGGCCTGCCGGTGATTCCGTACGGTGACTCATCCAAGCTGCGGGTGGCCGAATGGGTCATGGCCGTGGGCAGCCCGTTCTCGCTCAGCCAGACCGTCACCGTCGGCGTGGTGAGCGCGCTCGGCCGCGCCAACGTCGGCATCACGCAGTACGAGGACTTCATCCAGACCGACGCCGCCATCAACCCCGGCAACTCCGGCGGCGCGCTGATCAACAGCCGCGCCGAGTTGGTCGGGATCAACACCGCCATCTTCTCGCAGAGCGGCGGTTACCAGGGCATCGGGTTCGCAGTGCCGAGCAACCTGGTGCGACGCGTGGTCGGCGACCTGATGAAGTACGGGCAGGTGCGCCGCGGCTCGATCGGATACGTCGAGGTGATGCCGCTGACCTCGCGCCTCGCCGACGAATTGCGCGCGCCCAAGACCGACGGCATAGTCGTCAACCAGATGGCCCGGGCCTCGGCCGCGTATCGCGCGGGCCTGCAGCCGGGTGACGTCATCCTGTCGGCCAACGGCCAGGCCATCGCCGATCCCTCGCAGTTCGTCCGCCTGATCGCCGACAGCGCCATCGGGTCCACCGTTCGCATCGAGGTACTGCGAGACGGAGCCCGGTCGACCTTGCGGATCCCGATCGAAGCGCAGCAGGAACGTCGGCAAAGGCGCCAGTAG
- a CDS encoding mechanosensitive ion channel family protein, whose protein sequence is MQASSAATLPHNTLEITLALALTVLVAGAVALLAGGLTRRLLSSIEGERFSVQPIADATVGIVRRISFAIALLVVAFPALDFAGVDLRVGLSDEEVARWAVRIGIRVALLILLAFATNRFAASVIRRFEHEVVTTGDARGFDPSAGSGASRATSGDERRKRAQTLGATFRRFLSALIWSTAVLVILRELDVDITPVLTGAGIIGLAVGFGAQTLVKDIISGIFVIAEDQVRVGDVAVVNGIEGAVEEINLRTIVLRNLEGVVYTISNGDIRTLANRSKDFAYYVLTLGIDYDDDSDGAVAAVKEAAAELESDPAFGPHILEPLEVLGMEDFNATQVTLRFRIKTLPLRQWEVGRELRRRVKRLFKARGIRLPGPKMDVTLRQG, encoded by the coding sequence ATGCAGGCCTCGTCCGCCGCGACCCTTCCCCACAACACGCTCGAAATCACGCTGGCGCTGGCCCTGACCGTGCTGGTTGCCGGTGCCGTGGCCCTGCTGGCTGGCGGCCTCACGCGCCGCCTGCTCAGCTCCATCGAGGGCGAGCGTTTCTCGGTGCAGCCCATCGCCGACGCCACCGTCGGCATTGTCCGGCGCATCTCGTTCGCCATCGCCCTGCTCGTGGTGGCGTTTCCCGCCCTGGATTTCGCGGGTGTGGACCTGCGGGTCGGGTTGAGCGACGAAGAGGTGGCGCGGTGGGCGGTGCGCATCGGCATCCGCGTCGCGCTCCTGATCCTGCTGGCGTTTGCGACCAACCGCTTTGCGGCCTCGGTGATCCGGCGGTTCGAACACGAGGTGGTGACGACCGGCGACGCGCGGGGCTTCGACCCTTCGGCAGGTTCAGGGGCGTCCCGCGCAACGTCGGGGGACGAGCGGCGCAAGCGCGCGCAGACGCTGGGCGCCACGTTCCGCCGCTTCCTGTCGGCACTGATCTGGAGCACGGCCGTCCTCGTGATCCTGCGCGAGCTCGACGTTGACATCACGCCGGTGCTCACCGGCGCCGGCATCATCGGCCTGGCCGTGGGCTTCGGCGCGCAGACGCTGGTGAAGGACATCATCTCCGGCATCTTCGTGATTGCCGAGGACCAGGTGCGCGTCGGCGACGTCGCGGTGGTCAACGGCATCGAGGGCGCCGTCGAGGAAATCAACCTGCGGACCATCGTCCTGCGCAACCTCGAAGGCGTGGTCTACACGATCTCAAACGGCGACATCCGCACGCTCGCCAACCGCTCCAAGGACTTCGCCTACTACGTGCTCACGCTCGGCATCGACTACGACGATGACTCGGACGGCGCGGTGGCGGCGGTGAAGGAGGCGGCGGCGGAGCTGGAGTCGGATCCGGCGTTCGGCCCGCACATTCTCGAGCCGCTGGAGGTGCTCGGGATGGAAGACTTCAACGCCACGCAGGTCACGCTGCGGTTCCGCATCAAGACGCTGCCGCTCAGGCAGTGGGAGGTCGGCCGCGAGCTGCGGCGGCGGGTCAAGCGCCTGTTCAAGGCCCGCGGCATCCGGCTGCCGGGCCCCAAGATGGACGTCACGCTACGCCAGGGATGA
- a CDS encoding DNA-3-methyladenine glycosylase, whose protein sequence is MILPAGFYHRPTLDVARDLLGKVLVCQSQHGVASGMIVEVEAYIGEADPACHAAAGRTVRNAPLYGPPGRAYVYLNYGLHDMVNAVTEAAGHPAAVLIRALEPLEGLALMQRRRAKAPWRKGKASVPEHELCRGPGNLTRALGITVADNLRPLTRGRLTIRDEGLVTAAIVWDTRIGIRVGTEHPWRATVAGHRSVSGHRQG, encoded by the coding sequence GTGATCTTGCCCGCCGGTTTCTACCACCGGCCCACGCTCGACGTCGCCCGCGATCTGCTCGGCAAGGTCCTCGTCTGCCAATCCCAACACGGTGTGGCCTCCGGGATGATCGTCGAGGTTGAGGCCTACATCGGCGAAGCCGATCCCGCCTGTCATGCGGCGGCGGGGCGGACCGTCCGCAACGCGCCGCTCTACGGACCGCCCGGCCGGGCGTACGTCTACCTGAACTACGGCCTCCACGACATGGTGAATGCGGTGACGGAAGCGGCGGGGCATCCTGCCGCGGTGTTGATCCGGGCGCTTGAGCCGCTCGAAGGCCTGGCGTTGATGCAGCGCCGGCGGGCCAAGGCGCCGTGGCGGAAGGGGAAGGCGTCCGTGCCGGAGCACGAGCTGTGCCGCGGTCCTGGCAATCTGACCCGTGCCCTCGGGATCACCGTCGCCGACAACCTGCGCCCGCTGACGCGCGGGCGGCTGACGATTCGAGACGAGGGGCTGGTGACCGCGGCGATCGTGTGGGACACCCGCATCGGCATCCGCGTCGGCACCGAACACCCCTGGCGCGCGACGGTCGCCGGCCACCGCTCCGTGTCCGGCCACCGCCAGGGATGA
- the uvrA gene encoding excinuclease ABC subunit UvrA — translation MPPESESPSLIIRGARTHNLKNVDLTLPTGKLIVFTGVSGSGKSSLAFDTIYAEGQRRYVESLSAYARQFLERMEKPDVDRIEGICPSIAIRQKNSVRNPRSTVGTVTEIHDYLRLLYARVGRTICRKCGQEVIRETAEVVTQKLMALAEGSRLLLGFDLPIVQMGDADETRAADDSDESTRAADDTDDTDQKNLNSASSVSSAALIDSSVPSAALLDGLRRKGFGRLLIDGNAVAFEDVSAAALKTASVLRVVVDRIKTSADARTRITDSIETSYAEGGGAAWALQLADAGEPVWHLFSERFECRTCGIPYEDPQPRLFSFNNPFGACPTCHGFGNIIELDLELVVPDQAKSINQGAVEPWTKPHYRSQLAELKRAAKTRGVRLDVAWADLTPDEVKFVVDGDPATGAGRGADYEGIRGFFRWLERKKYKVHVRVFLSRYRGYLTCPDCGGTRLRREARDVQVGGVTIDKASGRTVREAEQFFKQLLLTEKEAAIAEKVLKEIQKRLGFLRDVGLDYLTLDRLSSTLSGGEAQRINLATSLGSALVGTLYVLDEPSIGLHTRDNQRLIDILRQLRDQGNTVIVVEHDADMIGVADYLVDMGLGAGEHGGRVVFAGTLDALLNEPRSLTAKYLRGELSIPVPQARRKGGPQRIRLFGATEHNLKGVDIEIPLNTLTCVTGVSGSGKSTLVHDVLYAAIKRAKGDWDRKVGAHQRLEGHDYVSDVVLVDQTPIGRTPRSNPVTYLKAFDPIRELFATTKDAKSRGLTPSHFSFNVPGGRCEACQGEGEVRVEMQFLADVFVPCEQCDGRRFKTQVLDVRYRGKNITQVLDMTVREALTFFASTPKVLRRMQVLDEIGLGYLRLGQPATTLSGGEAQRIKIAAHLSSHTGERLLYILDEPTTGLHFDDIAKLLAAFRKLLEAGHTLVVIEHNLDVIKVADWIIDLGPEGGEGGGRVLAMATPEQVAHVKESHTGRYLKAVLSSNKVLLTVAK, via the coding sequence ATGCCGCCTGAATCCGAGAGCCCCTCACTGATCATTCGCGGCGCCCGAACTCACAACCTCAAGAACGTCGATCTGACGCTGCCCACCGGCAAGCTGATCGTGTTCACCGGGGTCAGCGGGTCCGGCAAATCGTCGCTGGCCTTCGACACCATCTACGCCGAAGGGCAGCGCCGCTATGTGGAGTCGCTCTCCGCCTACGCCCGCCAGTTCCTCGAGCGGATGGAGAAGCCCGACGTCGATCGCATTGAGGGCATCTGCCCGTCGATTGCCATCCGCCAGAAGAACAGCGTCCGCAATCCGCGATCGACCGTGGGCACGGTCACTGAGATTCACGACTACCTGCGCCTGCTCTACGCCCGCGTCGGCCGCACCATTTGCCGCAAGTGCGGCCAGGAAGTGATCCGCGAGACGGCGGAAGTTGTCACGCAGAAACTCATGGCGTTGGCGGAAGGCAGCCGGCTGCTGTTGGGCTTCGACCTTCCCATCGTCCAGATGGGCGATGCGGACGAAACCAGGGCGGCAGATGACTCAGATGAATCGACCAGGGCCGCAGATGACACAGATGACACAGATCAGAAGAATTTGAATTCTGCGTCATCTGTGTCATCTGCGGCCCTGATTGATTCCTCTGTGCCATCCGCGGCCCTACTGGATGGGCTGCGACGAAAGGGATTTGGCCGGCTCCTGATAGATGGCAACGCCGTGGCGTTCGAAGACGTCTCGGCGGCTGCGTTGAAGACCGCATCGGTGTTGCGCGTGGTCGTCGATCGCATCAAGACCTCGGCCGACGCGCGCACGCGCATCACCGATTCGATCGAGACCTCGTATGCCGAGGGCGGCGGCGCCGCCTGGGCGCTGCAACTGGCGGACGCCGGCGAGCCGGTGTGGCATCTGTTCTCCGAGCGGTTCGAGTGCCGCACCTGTGGCATTCCCTATGAGGACCCGCAGCCGCGGCTGTTCTCGTTCAACAACCCGTTCGGCGCCTGCCCGACCTGTCACGGCTTCGGCAACATCATCGAGCTGGATCTCGAGCTGGTGGTGCCCGACCAGGCCAAGTCGATCAACCAGGGCGCCGTCGAGCCGTGGACCAAGCCGCATTACCGCTCGCAGCTGGCCGAGTTGAAGCGCGCCGCCAAGACCAGGGGCGTGCGGCTGGACGTGGCGTGGGCCGACCTCACGCCGGACGAAGTGAAATTCGTGGTCGATGGCGACCCGGCGACAGGCGCAGGGCGGGGGGCGGATTACGAAGGCATTCGCGGGTTCTTCCGCTGGCTGGAGCGCAAGAAATACAAGGTCCACGTTCGCGTGTTCCTGAGCCGCTATCGCGGCTACCTGACCTGCCCCGACTGCGGCGGCACGCGCCTGCGGCGCGAGGCCCGCGACGTGCAGGTGGGCGGCGTGACCATCGACAAGGCCTCGGGCCGGACTGTCCGCGAGGCCGAGCAGTTCTTCAAGCAGCTGCTGCTCACCGAGAAAGAAGCGGCGATTGCCGAGAAGGTGCTGAAGGAGATCCAGAAGCGTCTCGGCTTCCTGCGCGACGTCGGCCTCGACTACCTCACGCTGGACCGCCTGTCGTCGACGCTGTCGGGCGGCGAGGCGCAGCGCATCAACCTGGCGACCTCGCTCGGGTCGGCGCTGGTCGGCACCCTGTATGTGCTGGACGAGCCGTCGATCGGCCTCCACACGCGCGACAACCAGCGGCTGATCGACATCCTGCGCCAGCTCCGCGACCAGGGCAACACCGTGATCGTGGTCGAGCACGACGCCGACATGATCGGCGTCGCCGACTATCTCGTCGACATGGGCCTCGGCGCCGGCGAGCACGGCGGCCGTGTCGTGTTTGCCGGCACCCTCGACGCGCTGCTCAACGAGCCGCGCTCGCTGACCGCGAAGTACCTGCGCGGCGAGCTCAGCATCCCGGTGCCGCAGGCCCGCCGCAAGGGCGGTCCGCAGCGCATCCGGTTGTTCGGGGCCACCGAGCACAACCTCAAGGGCGTCGACATCGAGATCCCGCTGAACACGCTGACGTGCGTGACCGGCGTGAGCGGGTCGGGCAAGTCCACGCTCGTGCACGACGTGCTCTACGCCGCCATCAAGCGCGCCAAGGGCGACTGGGACCGCAAGGTCGGCGCGCACCAGCGGCTCGAAGGCCATGACTACGTGAGCGACGTGGTGCTGGTGGATCAGACGCCGATCGGCCGCACGCCGCGCTCGAACCCGGTGACCTACTTGAAGGCGTTCGACCCCATTCGCGAGTTGTTTGCGACGACCAAGGACGCCAAGTCGCGCGGCCTCACGCCGAGCCATTTCTCGTTCAACGTCCCCGGCGGCCGCTGCGAAGCCTGCCAGGGCGAGGGCGAGGTGCGCGTCGAGATGCAGTTCCTCGCCGACGTGTTCGTGCCGTGCGAGCAGTGCGACGGCCGCCGCTTCAAGACCCAGGTGCTCGACGTGCGCTACCGCGGCAAGAACATCACGCAGGTGCTCGACATGACCGTGCGCGAGGCGCTGACGTTTTTCGCCAGCACGCCCAAGGTGCTGCGGCGCATGCAGGTGCTCGACGAGATCGGCCTCGGCTACCTGCGGCTGGGGCAGCCGGCGACGACGCTGTCGGGCGGCGAGGCGCAGCGCATCAAGATTGCCGCGCACCTGTCGTCACATACCGGCGAGCGCCTGCTCTACATTTTGGATGAGCCGACCACCGGTCTCCACTTCGACGACATCGCCAAGCTGCTGGCGGCGTTCCGCAAGCTGCTAGAAGCCGGGCACACGCTGGTGGTGATCGAGCACAACCTGGATGTGATTAAGGTGGCCGACTGGATCATCGACCTCGGCCCCGAGGGCGGTGAGGGCGGCGGCCGCGTGCTGGCCATGGCCACGCCCGAGCAGGTCGCGCACGTGAAAGAATCCCACACCGGCCGCTACCTCAAGGCCGTGTTGTCGTCGAACAAGGTCCTGTTGACGGTCGCCAAATGA
- a CDS encoding alpha/beta hydrolase domain-containing protein produces MITSARIAAVLLLAGAVSLAAQSPAFRADGPLPVSAQSYPFGAADHTRTPSDLSKAGYVEEEFLFSGTANVYDRPEPGPAVVRTPGVPYTTRVLVRRPAARAKFSGTIVVEMLNPSNLFDLNIGWAVSNAQLVRNGDAWVGITAKPVAVASLQAFNPARYAALSWPNPLEANDPDNCDTVDRDSDRATENGLIWDMHRQIGQWLRGRGANNPFTYGAATGAHPVERLYAWGYSQTGGFLYTYVNAIHPLDVKQLGKPLFDAYVIAVASGPSPINQCVPPIPAGDPRRVIKDVGVPVVRVMSQSDYLPSVAARLPDSDAAPNLTRNYEIAGSGHATPDELTYAAAPADIVKAGRAVPPMSCNEGPRSRFPSRIAFNAILQNLDLWVRKGTPPPKAEQIKVVDGKPVLDRFGNVAGGVRSPFVDVPTSTWNGNSTGESFCRIAGHEVPFDAARLAELYPKPGDYARAVETNVKALVAARFITQADGDELVADAKRRP; encoded by the coding sequence ATGATCACATCCGCCCGAATCGCCGCGGTTCTGCTGCTCGCCGGCGCCGTCTCCCTGGCCGCGCAATCGCCCGCGTTTCGGGCGGACGGGCCGCTGCCCGTGTCGGCGCAGTCGTATCCCTTTGGCGCCGCGGATCACACGCGCACGCCTTCCGACCTCAGCAAGGCGGGCTACGTCGAAGAAGAGTTCCTGTTCAGCGGGACCGCCAACGTCTACGACCGGCCAGAGCCGGGCCCGGCCGTCGTCCGCACGCCCGGTGTGCCGTACACGACGCGCGTGCTCGTGCGGCGTCCCGCCGCGCGCGCGAAGTTCAGCGGCACGATCGTCGTCGAGATGCTGAACCCGTCGAACCTGTTCGACCTGAACATCGGCTGGGCGGTCTCGAACGCGCAGTTGGTCCGCAACGGCGACGCCTGGGTCGGCATCACCGCGAAGCCGGTGGCGGTGGCGTCGCTCCAGGCGTTCAACCCGGCGCGTTACGCCGCGCTGTCGTGGCCGAATCCGCTGGAGGCGAACGACCCGGACAACTGCGACACGGTGGATCGCGACAGCGACCGCGCCACCGAGAACGGGTTGATCTGGGACATGCACCGCCAGATCGGCCAGTGGCTGCGCGGGCGCGGCGCCAACAACCCGTTCACGTACGGCGCGGCGACCGGCGCGCATCCGGTGGAGCGCCTGTATGCGTGGGGCTACTCGCAGACGGGCGGCTTTCTCTACACCTACGTGAACGCCATCCATCCGCTCGACGTGAAGCAACTCGGCAAGCCGCTCTTCGACGCCTACGTGATTGCCGTGGCAAGCGGGCCGTCGCCCATCAACCAGTGCGTGCCGCCGATACCGGCCGGCGATCCGCGCCGCGTGATCAAGGACGTGGGCGTACCGGTGGTGCGCGTGATGAGCCAGTCCGACTATCTGCCGTCAGTGGCTGCGCGGCTGCCCGACAGCGATGCGGCGCCGAACCTGACGCGGAATTACGAGATCGCCGGTTCGGGACACGCCACGCCCGACGAGCTGACCTACGCCGCCGCGCCGGCCGACATCGTCAAGGCGGGGCGCGCGGTGCCGCCGATGTCGTGCAACGAGGGACCGCGCAGCCGCTTTCCCAGCCGCATCGCGTTCAACGCGATCCTGCAGAACCTGGATCTCTGGGTCCGCAAGGGCACGCCGCCGCCGAAGGCGGAGCAAATCAAGGTGGTGGACGGCAAGCCCGTGCTCGACAGGTTCGGCAACGTGGCGGGTGGCGTGCGCTCGCCGTTCGTGGATGTGCCGACCAGCACGTGGAACGGCAATTCGACCGGTGAGTCGTTCTGCCGCATTGCCGGGCACGAGGTGCCATTTGATGCGGCGCGGCTCGCGGAGCTGTACCCGAAGCCGGGCGACTACGCGCGGGCCGTGGAAACCAACGTGAAGGCCCTGGTCGCCGCTCGCTTCATTACGCAGGCGGATGGTGACGAGCTGGTTGCCGACGCGAAGAGGCGGCCGTAG